One region of Natronorubrum aibiense genomic DNA includes:
- a CDS encoding universal stress protein codes for MKILVAVDGSEASKNALTHAIDIADAMDGSITVVHAADPTVHDEGGSEPSLSLWDADQRLILESVEDVEQRGLELLDDASAFADELGHDVAVELLYGNPIAEITDYAEDEGFDAIFVGHRGRSERAGLMLGSVAKSLVERATIPVTVVR; via the coding sequence ATGAAGATCCTCGTAGCTGTCGACGGATCCGAAGCGTCCAAGAACGCTCTCACCCACGCCATCGACATCGCAGACGCGATGGACGGTTCGATCACGGTCGTCCATGCAGCCGATCCCACCGTCCACGACGAGGGCGGGAGCGAACCGAGCTTGTCCCTCTGGGATGCAGACCAGCGACTGATCCTCGAGAGCGTCGAAGACGTCGAACAGCGGGGACTCGAGCTCCTCGACGACGCCTCCGCGTTCGCCGACGAACTCGGTCACGACGTCGCGGTCGAACTCCTCTATGGCAATCCGATCGCGGAGATCACCGATTACGCCGAGGACGAGGGATTCGATGCAATCTTCGTCGGCCACCGTGGTCGATCGGAGCGTGCTGGACTGATGCTCGGAAGCGTCGCGAAGTCACTCGTCGAACGGGCGACCATTCCAGTTACCGTCGTGCGCTGA
- a CDS encoding phosphoribosyltransferase, protein MVGTQRFRDRTDAGARLAVELREREIDADIALAIPRGGLPLGRAVADELEIPLDIVVAKKIGAPGNPEYAIGAVASDGSTWRNEDAIGRTDSDEAYFQRRREEEAESARQKADRYRGDRDAPDLTGKTVVVVDDGVATGSTVMACLKTLNETDADRIVLAVPVGPPESIAALEDEADEVVCLETPRGFMGVGQFYERFGQVSDEEAMAYLDQ, encoded by the coding sequence ATGGTCGGTACTCAACGCTTCAGGGACCGAACCGACGCAGGTGCGCGTCTCGCAGTGGAACTCCGCGAGCGGGAGATCGATGCGGACATCGCGCTCGCGATCCCCCGCGGCGGGCTCCCGCTCGGTCGAGCGGTCGCCGACGAACTCGAGATCCCACTGGATATTGTCGTCGCGAAGAAAATCGGCGCGCCGGGTAACCCGGAGTACGCCATCGGCGCCGTCGCGAGCGACGGCAGCACCTGGCGAAACGAGGACGCGATCGGCCGAACGGACAGCGACGAGGCGTACTTCCAGCGACGCCGCGAGGAGGAGGCCGAAAGCGCCCGACAGAAAGCCGACCGCTATCGTGGTGACCGTGACGCGCCGGATCTGACCGGGAAAACCGTGGTCGTCGTCGACGACGGCGTCGCGACGGGGTCGACGGTCATGGCGTGTCTCAAGACGCTCAACGAGACGGACGCCGACCGGATCGTGCTGGCGGTGCCGGTCGGCCCGCCGGAGTCGATCGCCGCCCTCGAGGACGAAGCCGACGAGGTCGTCTGCCTCGAGACGCCGCGGGGGTTCATGGGTGTCGGCCAGTTCTACGAGCGCTTCGGGCAGGTCTCCGACGAGGAGGCGATGGCGTACCTCGACCAGTAA
- a CDS encoding universal stress protein, protein MYDTILIPTDGSRGTDQAIANGLDIATQYDATVHALCVIDTAQLLDLGYFGDRSDFETRIEPLENEAKRAVGDVKARSEQRDVDVITIVREGEPYETIMSYVDDADVDLIVMGTHGRRGLSRYLLGSVTNRIVRTADVPVLTVRMTED, encoded by the coding sequence ATGTATGACACGATTCTCATTCCGACTGACGGGAGCCGAGGGACCGACCAAGCGATCGCCAACGGGCTCGATATCGCAACCCAGTACGACGCCACCGTACACGCGCTGTGTGTCATCGACACTGCCCAGCTACTGGACCTCGGCTACTTCGGCGACCGCTCCGACTTCGAGACGCGGATCGAACCGCTCGAGAACGAGGCGAAACGGGCAGTCGGGGACGTCAAAGCGCGTTCGGAGCAACGGGACGTCGACGTGATCACGATCGTTCGCGAGGGAGAGCCCTACGAAACGATCATGTCGTACGTCGACGACGCCGACGTCGATCTAATCGTCATGGGTACGCACGGTCGACGCGGCCTGTCCCGGTATCTCCTCGGGAGCGTGACCAACCGCATCGTTCGGACGGCCGACGTGCCGGTGTTGACGGTCCGTATGACGGAGGACTGA
- a CDS encoding CBS domain-containing protein: MDIEDIVLQEYVEFTPETPVSKLVGTFEDSNVNGVVVQGDSFEGVVTRRQLATSHRQPNEKLGSLVWHVPRLTPDEDIRKVAQLMIDSDSQLLPVFEGETLVGVVTVDAILEKVKPFLDAATVSEAASSDLVSLEPDSTLGDALNVFRENRITHLPVVENETAAGIVSLYDVTELTVRAEVKSQGGDAGGVDPFGGEISSSTGRSRRGGFGAREGEPARMLDLPVRDIMTTPVRTIQPDETLETTVEEMFTIDASSLIVTPDGTPYGILTKTDVLESLTWEAGGNRAVQIYGTDLIDDTTYDSIVAMVEKFDDRDHGMNVLDAKVHLHEHDEKRRGVPLLLARIRLHTDRGLYIASGEGYGASHALNEARDVLERQIRDEKTYGRSKKPPSEEFWEKRFGWLLEE; encoded by the coding sequence ATGGATATCGAAGACATCGTTTTGCAAGAGTACGTCGAATTCACCCCGGAAACACCCGTCTCGAAGCTCGTCGGCACGTTCGAAGATTCGAACGTCAACGGCGTCGTCGTGCAGGGTGACTCGTTCGAGGGCGTCGTCACGCGCCGACAACTCGCCACCTCGCACCGCCAGCCCAACGAAAAGCTCGGCTCGCTGGTCTGGCACGTCCCTCGACTCACGCCGGACGAGGACATTCGGAAGGTGGCGCAGCTGATGATCGACAGCGACTCCCAGCTCCTGCCCGTCTTCGAGGGCGAAACACTGGTCGGCGTCGTCACCGTCGATGCGATCCTCGAGAAAGTCAAACCGTTTCTCGACGCGGCGACCGTCTCGGAGGCAGCCTCCAGCGATCTCGTCTCGCTCGAGCCGGATTCGACGCTCGGCGACGCGCTCAACGTCTTCCGTGAGAACCGGATCACGCATCTCCCGGTCGTCGAGAACGAGACGGCAGCGGGGATCGTGAGCCTCTACGACGTAACCGAACTGACGGTCCGCGCCGAAGTGAAGAGTCAAGGTGGCGATGCCGGCGGTGTCGACCCGTTCGGCGGCGAGATCTCGTCCAGTACTGGCCGCTCTCGACGCGGCGGCTTCGGCGCTCGGGAGGGTGAGCCCGCGCGGATGCTAGACCTGCCCGTTCGAGACATCATGACCACACCAGTGCGGACGATCCAGCCGGACGAAACGCTCGAGACGACCGTCGAGGAGATGTTCACGATCGATGCCTCGTCGCTGATCGTCACGCCGGACGGCACGCCGTACGGTATCCTCACGAAAACCGACGTGCTCGAGTCACTGACGTGGGAAGCCGGCGGGAACCGCGCCGTCCAGATCTACGGGACCGACCTGATAGACGACACGACCTACGACAGTATCGTCGCGATGGTCGAGAAGTTCGACGACAGAGACCACGGGATGAACGTTCTGGACGCGAAGGTCCATCTCCACGAACACGACGAGAAACGCCGCGGGGTCCCGCTCTTGCTCGCCCGCATCCGGTTGCACACCGATCGCGGACTGTACATCGCCTCCGGAGAGGGGTACGGCGCGAGTCACGCGCTCAACGAGGCGCGAGACGTCCTGGAACGTCAGATCCGCGACGAGAAGACGTACGGACGGAGCAAAAAGCCCCCAAGCGAGGAGTTCTGGGAGAAACGCTTCGGCTGGCTACTCGAGGAGTAA